One stretch of Deltaproteobacteria bacterium DNA includes these proteins:
- a CDS encoding type II toxin-antitoxin system RelE/ParE family toxin produces MIQSFASSETERFFATGKSRRLPQNILKRAAMRLTQLDGAVSLDDLRIPPSNRLEALAHDRAGQWSIRINDQWRICFRFDNGDAFDVEIVDYH; encoded by the coding sequence ATGATTCAGTCATTTGCCTCTTCCGAAACGGAACGATTTTTCGCCACCGGGAAATCACGCCGCTTGCCGCAGAACATACTGAAACGTGCAGCGATGCGGCTGACACAGTTGGATGGGGCTGTCAGCCTGGATGATTTGCGCATCCCGCCTTCCAACAGACTGGAAGCGCTGGCTCATGACCGCGCCGGCCAATGGAGCATTCGCATTAACGACCAGTGGCGCATATGTTTCCGCTTTGATAATGGCGACGCTTTTGACGTTGAAATCGTTGATTATCATTAA
- a CDS encoding 4Fe-4S dicluster domain-containing protein: MDKNEVMDRKTFLKMGFLKVAEPFVAMVESKVKEATKRRVLRPPGAIEEVAFLTKCTRCDDCVTACHQKAIKHASEYDGLAAGTPIVVPNEMPCYLCDEFVCITACIEGALQMVKREEVKMGIAAINTKRCHRWAGIDPMCDYCFDRCPLKGKAICLDDKGPEIDDKKCAGCGICEYVCPSDPKAVIVTPL, encoded by the coding sequence ATGGATAAAAACGAAGTAATGGACAGAAAAACATTTCTCAAGATGGGCTTCCTTAAAGTTGCCGAGCCTTTTGTTGCAATGGTTGAAAGCAAGGTAAAGGAGGCGACAAAGAGGAGGGTCTTAAGACCTCCTGGGGCAATAGAAGAGGTTGCCTTCCTTACAAAATGCACAAGGTGTGATGATTGTGTAACAGCATGCCATCAGAAGGCAATAAAACATGCCTCTGAGTATGATGGACTTGCAGCAGGAACTCCTATCGTTGTGCCAAATGAGATGCCTTGTTATTTGTGTGATGAGTTTGTTTGTATAACGGCATGTATAGAGGGTGCGCTCCAGATGGTGAAAAGAGAAGAAGTTAAGATGGGCATTGCTGCTATAAATACAAAGCGGTGCCACAGATGGGCAGGCATTGACCCCATGTGCGACTATTGTTTTGACAGATGTCCGCTAAAGGGTAAGGCAATCTGTCTGGACGACAAGGGGCCAGAAATAGATGACAAAAAGTGCGCGGGCTGCGGAATATGCGAATATGTGTGTCCTTCTGACCCAAAGGCTGTTATTGTAACACCTCTATAA